AACCTGCACGCCGAGTACGAGGCGTTGCGCTCCCGCATCGGCATGGTGCCGCAGGACGACGTGCTGCACCGGCAGCTCACCGTGCGCCAGGCGCTCGGCTACGCGGCCGAACTACGGCTGCCGCCGGACAACAGCAAGGCCGACCGGCAACAGGTGATCGACGGTGTGCTGAAAGAACTTTCGCTCACCGAACACGCCGACACCCGGGTGGACCGGCTCTCCGGCGGCCAGCGCAAACGCGCGTCGGTGGCGCTGGAACTGCTCACCGGTCCGTCGCTGCTGATCCTGGACGAACCCACCTCGGGCCTGGACCCGGCGCTGGACCGGCAGGTCATGGTGATGCTGCGCGAGCTGGCCGACGCGGGCCGCGTGGTGATCGTGGTGACGCACTCGGTCGCGCACCTGGACATGTGCGACCAGGTGCTGTTGCTCGCGCCGGGCGGCAAGACCGCCTACTGCGGTAACCCGGCGGGTGTCGGCGCGGCGCTCGGCACCAGCGACTGGGCCGAGATCTTCGCCAACGTGGCGGCCAACCCGGACCAGGCGTTCGCCGCCTACCGGTCCAGGCAGGCGTTCGCGCCGCCGCCACCGCCGCCACCCCAGCAGTACGGTTCGGTGGGATCGCCCCCGCAATCCAGTGGCGGGAAACAATTCTCGACGCTTTCGCGCAGACAGGTCCGATTGATCCTGGCCGATCGCGGTTATCTGATCTTCCTCATCGTGATGCCGTTCATCCTCGGCGCGCTGTCGCTGGTGGTGCCCGGCAAGGACGGTTTCCAGCGGGGTGCGCTGAAGGCACTGCCGGACGGCAGTTTCGTCCCGCAGGGCGGCGGGGAGACCCAGCAGCTACTCGTGGTGCTGATCCTCGGCGCCTGCTTCATGGGTTCCACGCTCACCGTGCGTGACCTGGTCGGCGAGCGCACCATCTTCCAGCGCGAACGCGCGGTCGGGCTGCTGCCCTCGGCGTATCTGCTGGCGAAGATCGCGGTGTTCAGTTTCACCGCGCTGCTGCAGTCCGCGGTGCTGGTCGGCATCGTGCTTGCAGGCAAGAAGCGGCCGGGCGAGGGCGCGGTACTGGCCTCGGGCAGCGCCGAGCTGTACATCGATATCGCGTTGACCGCGGTGTGCTGTGTTGTTGTCGGGCTGCTGCTTTCGTCGCTGGCGAAGTCGAACGAGCAGGTGATGCCGCTGCTGGTGGTCGCCATCATGTGCCAGCTGGTGATGGCGGGCGGCTTGATCCCGGTCACCGGCCGGGTGGTGCTCGAGCAGGTGTCCTGGCTGTTCCCGGCCCGCTGGGGTTATGCGACGGGCGCCTCCACGGTGAATATTCGCGAAGTGTTCATCAACGCCCAGCCGGACAAGTTGTGGGAGCACACGCCGGGCATCTGGGCGCTGGACGTGGGCGTGCTGATCCTGCTCACCGTCGTGCTGGCCGTCATCACCTGGCGGCGACTCCGGCTGAAGAAGTCGGTGGCCTGATGCCGGTGCGATTTTCCGGCCACTACCGGGGGCTGCGGACAAGAGCGAGCATCTCGGCCGCATACCAGGCACACTTATGCCTGTGACGGTGCGAGTAG
This genomic stretch from Nocardia brasiliensis ATCC 700358 harbors:
- a CDS encoding FHA domain-containing protein; translation: MSSPGAQTITVRHDGNERVFDSSQPVTMGRAPEVTLFVDSPLVSRVHATLTWQGSAWVLADNGSTNGVFVDARRLTQPVSIDRPTQVRLGDAISGPLLHLLPANPQPPQRPSVRPPQSGQVPQSGQQPMAGQPPMAGPRPVQQFQRPAYQPPQDAPQPINPNMTHRADSSNMPPVRARASTAAIARADRLPAGGLSIGRTTDNQIVVNDPLASRKHARLVATAEGLTLEDLGSANGTFVNGHRQQRVVLRERDIITVGNVDFVVQQGTLVHRQKPVAEQGLAVHGVGFTVEGNKQLLVDVNMQASRGTLTALIGPSGAGKSTLSRLIAGTTRPSGGVVTFEGRNLHAEYEALRSRIGMVPQDDVLHRQLTVRQALGYAAELRLPPDNSKADRQQVIDGVLKELSLTEHADTRVDRLSGGQRKRASVALELLTGPSLLILDEPTSGLDPALDRQVMVMLRELADAGRVVIVVTHSVAHLDMCDQVLLLAPGGKTAYCGNPAGVGAALGTSDWAEIFANVAANPDQAFAAYRSRQAFAPPPPPPPQQYGSVGSPPQSSGGKQFSTLSRRQVRLILADRGYLIFLIVMPFILGALSLVVPGKDGFQRGALKALPDGSFVPQGGGETQQLLVVLILGACFMGSTLTVRDLVGERTIFQRERAVGLLPSAYLLAKIAVFSFTALLQSAVLVGIVLAGKKRPGEGAVLASGSAELYIDIALTAVCCVVVGLLLSSLAKSNEQVMPLLVVAIMCQLVMAGGLIPVTGRVVLEQVSWLFPARWGYATGASTVNIREVFINAQPDKLWEHTPGIWALDVGVLILLTVVLAVITWRRLRLKKSVA